A single genomic interval of Lewinellaceae bacterium harbors:
- a CDS encoding polyphosphate kinase 2 family protein, with protein MDTTAYIATPGKTIRLADYKTSDDGGLTKKEAKHQLKKDIGHISDLQYRLYAENRRALLILFQAMDSGGKDSAIKHIMSGINPQGCEVTSFKHPSTQELEHNYIWRHYIRLPDRGRIGIFNRSVYENVLITKVHPELILSENLPGITAVKDITPAFWNRRYRQINQFERTISENGTVILKFFLHLSKEEQRQRFLERIHNPEKNWKFSYDDIRERHFWDSYQQAYEQAINHTSTTFAPWYIIPADHKLYTHVIMGNIIAETLDRMNIKMPLPTDEELKLLQKGKEELSAEKL; from the coding sequence ATGGATACCACTGCTTACATCGCCACCCCGGGAAAAACCATACGATTAGCGGATTATAAAACCAGTGATGATGGAGGATTAACTAAAAAAGAAGCCAAACACCAGTTAAAGAAAGATATCGGGCACATCAGCGATCTGCAATATCGTTTGTACGCTGAAAACCGCAGAGCACTCCTTATTTTATTTCAGGCGATGGACAGCGGAGGCAAGGACAGCGCCATCAAGCACATCATGTCCGGCATCAATCCCCAGGGTTGCGAGGTCACCAGCTTTAAACATCCCAGCACACAGGAACTGGAACACAATTACATCTGGAGGCATTACATTCGCTTGCCGGACCGTGGCCGTATTGGCATTTTTAACCGTTCGGTTTATGAAAATGTGCTGATCACCAAAGTTCACCCGGAGCTGATCCTTTCCGAGAATCTGCCCGGTATCACGGCAGTCAAAGACATCACACCGGCATTCTGGAACCGCAGGTATCGTCAAATCAACCAGTTTGAACGCACGATCTCGGAAAATGGAACGGTCATCCTGAAATTCTTCCTGCATCTCTCGAAAGAAGAACAGCGGCAGCGATTCCTGGAGCGTATACACAATCCTGAAAAAAACTGGAAGTTCTCCTACGACGATATCCGGGAGCGTCATTTCTGGGATAGCTACCAGCAAGCTTATGAACAAGCCATCAATCATACGTCAACAACGTTCGCGCCCTGGTACATCATCCCTGCAGATCATAAACTGTATACCCATGTTATCATGGGAAACATCATTGCCGAAACCCTGGACAGGATGAACATCAAGATGCCCTTGCCTACCGACGAAGAATTGAAACTTCTGCAAAAAGGGAAAGAAGAGTTGTCGGCAGAAAAGCTGTAA
- a CDS encoding F0F1 ATP synthase subunit epsilon, with translation MHLKVLLPFAVLVDEPQVKRLVVMTTGGSYGIWPNRLDCVACLEPGILTYETSKNEEKFVAVDEGIVVKTGEEVIISVHNAISDGDLGTLHQAVEKDFMAKRQTQNELNTALAKLERNFVRNFNALKNES, from the coding sequence TTGCATCTTAAAGTGTTGCTTCCGTTTGCCGTGCTGGTCGATGAACCTCAGGTAAAAAGGTTGGTTGTCATGACGACCGGCGGGTCATATGGGATCTGGCCAAACCGGCTGGACTGTGTGGCTTGCCTCGAACCCGGCATTTTGACCTACGAGACCTCCAAAAATGAAGAAAAGTTTGTGGCTGTGGATGAAGGCATCGTGGTGAAAACAGGTGAGGAGGTTATCATCTCCGTTCATAATGCCATCAGTGATGGCGACCTGGGAACCCTGCATCAGGCTGTTGAAAAAGACTTCATGGCGAAAAGGCAAACTCAGAATGAATTGAACACGGCATTGGCTAAGCTGGAACGCAACTTCGTAAGAAATTTCAATGCCCTTAAAAACGAATCATGA
- a CDS encoding F0F1 ATP synthase subunit beta has protein sequence MAEVAVHEGRVMAVRGSVIDIRFTEGLPEIFTLLTAGKDQQIIIEVQSLLDIQVVRGIALTPAEGLARGSIVQNTGHRLEAPTGNNVLSRMFNVFGKPIDHLPDPVDITWRSVHQQPPSLSRRSAQTEIFETGIKIIDVLAPLERGGKAGLFGGAGVGKTVLLTEVIHNIVGQQKGVSIFCGIGERCREGEELYSTMKEAGVLPHMAMVFGQMNEPPGSRFRVGFTALTLAEYFRDEEKKDVLLLIDNIFRFIQAGMEVSGMLGQMPSRLGYQPTMASDLAQLEERISNTESGAITSIQAVYVPADDLTDPAAVHTFSHLSASIVLSRKRASEGLYPAIDPLESNSKMATPGIVGERHYRIAQAIRRTLAQYEELKDIIAMMGLEQLSAEDRKVVTRARQLERFLTQPFFTTEQFSGIPGKFVSLQDALTGCEQILNDAFADQPEQGFYMIGPITDLKPDSSTSKPDNHES, from the coding sequence ATGGCCGAAGTAGCAGTTCACGAAGGCCGTGTGATGGCAGTCAGAGGCAGCGTAATCGATATTCGATTTACCGAAGGGCTACCTGAGATCTTTACCCTGCTCACCGCTGGTAAAGATCAGCAGATCATCATAGAAGTACAGTCTCTCCTGGATATACAAGTTGTACGAGGGATTGCATTGACGCCTGCCGAAGGATTAGCCCGGGGAAGTATCGTACAAAATACGGGCCATCGGCTGGAAGCACCGACGGGCAATAACGTGCTATCCCGGATGTTCAACGTATTCGGGAAGCCCATTGATCACCTGCCCGATCCGGTAGATATTACCTGGCGATCGGTTCATCAGCAGCCTCCCTCCTTAAGCCGCCGGTCCGCCCAGACCGAGATCTTTGAGACCGGAATTAAAATCATTGACGTGCTGGCTCCACTTGAGCGGGGCGGGAAAGCCGGGTTATTCGGAGGCGCCGGGGTAGGCAAAACGGTATTGCTGACGGAAGTAATCCACAATATCGTAGGGCAGCAGAAGGGCGTAAGCATATTCTGCGGCATCGGAGAACGGTGTCGCGAAGGCGAGGAATTGTACAGTACCATGAAAGAAGCCGGCGTATTGCCCCACATGGCCATGGTATTCGGTCAGATGAATGAGCCTCCCGGCAGCAGGTTCCGTGTTGGTTTTACCGCACTGACACTTGCCGAGTATTTCAGAGATGAAGAAAAAAAGGATGTTTTGCTTCTGATTGACAACATCTTCCGGTTTATCCAGGCAGGTATGGAGGTGTCCGGAATGCTGGGCCAAATGCCATCCAGGCTGGGTTATCAACCCACCATGGCCTCTGACCTGGCGCAATTGGAAGAACGCATTTCCAATACAGAATCGGGTGCCATCACTTCCATCCAGGCTGTCTACGTACCGGCGGATGATCTTACGGATCCGGCGGCAGTCCATACCTTTTCGCATTTATCCGCCTCCATCGTATTATCCCGTAAACGTGCCAGTGAAGGCCTTTATCCCGCTATCGATCCCCTCGAGTCCAATTCAAAAATGGCCACACCGGGTATCGTCGGGGAACGTCATTACCGGATAGCCCAGGCAATCCGGCGTACGCTCGCACAATACGAAGAATTGAAGGACATCATCGCCATGATGGGATTGGAACAGCTGTCCGCCGAAGACCGCAAAGTTGTGACCCGGGCCAGGCAGCTGGAGCGTTTTCTTACACAGCCGTTCTTTACCACCGAGCAGTTCAGCGGCATACCTGGTAAATTTGTGTCCCTGCAGGATGCCCTGACCGGATGTGAGCAAATTCTTAACGATGCATTCGCAGATCAACCGGAACAAGGATTTTATATGATTGGCCCGATTACCGACCTGAAACCGGATTCATCCACGTCTAAACCGGATAACCATGAATCTTGA
- the groL gene encoding chaperonin GroEL (60 kDa chaperone family; promotes refolding of misfolded polypeptides especially under stressful conditions; forms two stacked rings of heptamers to form a barrel-shaped 14mer; ends can be capped by GroES; misfolded proteins enter the barrel where they are refolded when GroES binds) codes for MSKQISFNSEARERLKNGIDALANAVKVTLGPKGRNVVLQKSFGAPSITKDGVTVAKDIELEDPVENMGAQMVKEVASKTADQAGDGTTTATVLAQAMVTAGMKNVTAGANPMDLKRGIDKAVRAVVENLHSSSETIGDDFKKIQQVAAISANNDDEIGSLIADAMKRVSKDGVITVEEAKGTDTYVEEVLGMQFDRGYLSPYFVTNTEEMTSEYENPLILIHDKKISNMQDIVPILEKAISSGRPLLIIAEDIESQALGVLVVNRLRANLKIVAVKAPGFGDRRKAMLEDIAILTGGTVISEEKGYKLENTELEHLGSCEKITVDKDNTTIVNGHGDESMIKARINQIKQQIETTTSDYDREKLQERLAKLSGGVAVLYVGAPTEVEMKEKKDRVDDALHATRAAIEEGIVPGGGVALVRAITALDAVKGANEDEAIGVNIVRKSLEAPLRIIAENAGVEGSVILQEVRASKGAKGYNARTGEFEDLKKAGVIDPTKVTRVALENAASIAGMVLTTECVVNDKPEPKEAAAPPHMPGGGMM; via the coding sequence ATGTCAAAACAAATAAGCTTTAACTCAGAAGCAAGAGAGAGACTAAAAAATGGGATTGATGCCCTGGCCAACGCGGTGAAAGTCACCCTGGGCCCTAAAGGCCGTAATGTGGTCTTACAGAAAAGCTTTGGAGCTCCTTCCATAACCAAGGATGGTGTTACCGTAGCTAAAGACATCGAGCTGGAAGACCCGGTAGAAAATATGGGTGCCCAGATGGTGAAAGAAGTCGCTTCCAAGACTGCAGATCAGGCTGGTGACGGAACTACCACCGCTACAGTCCTGGCTCAGGCTATGGTGACCGCCGGTATGAAAAACGTTACTGCCGGTGCTAACCCGATGGACCTGAAGCGCGGTATCGATAAAGCCGTTCGCGCGGTTGTTGAAAATCTGCACAGCAGCTCCGAAACCATCGGTGATGACTTCAAAAAGATCCAGCAAGTGGCTGCGATTTCCGCCAATAACGATGATGAAATCGGTTCCCTGATCGCCGATGCGATGAAAAGAGTTTCCAAAGACGGTGTGATCACCGTAGAGGAAGCCAAAGGTACCGACACCTATGTAGAAGAAGTACTCGGTATGCAGTTCGACCGTGGTTATTTGTCACCATACTTCGTGACCAACACGGAAGAAATGACCTCCGAATATGAAAATCCGCTGATCCTTATCCATGATAAGAAGATCTCCAACATGCAGGATATCGTGCCAATCCTGGAGAAAGCCATCTCCTCCGGCCGTCCCCTGCTGATCATTGCTGAAGACATCGAGTCACAGGCTTTGGGTGTACTGGTGGTTAACCGCCTGCGTGCCAATCTGAAAATCGTTGCCGTAAAGGCCCCTGGCTTCGGTGACCGTCGGAAAGCCATGCTGGAAGACATCGCCATCCTGACCGGTGGCACCGTCATCTCCGAGGAGAAAGGTTATAAACTGGAGAATACCGAACTGGAACACCTGGGTAGCTGCGAAAAGATCACCGTGGATAAAGACAACACCACCATCGTAAATGGACATGGTGATGAGTCTATGATCAAAGCCCGCATCAACCAGATCAAACAGCAAATCGAAACAACCACTTCCGATTACGATCGTGAGAAATTGCAGGAGCGTTTGGCTAAACTGTCCGGCGGGGTTGCCGTACTGTATGTTGGCGCACCTACCGAAGTGGAAATGAAAGAGAAGAAAGACCGCGTGGATGATGCATTGCATGCAACCCGTGCTGCTATCGAAGAAGGTATCGTACCTGGTGGTGGTGTTGCCCTGGTTCGTGCGATCACCGCACTTGATGCCGTGAAAGGCGCCAATGAGGATGAAGCCATCGGTGTTAACATCGTTCGCAAATCCCTCGAGGCTCCACTGCGCATCATCGCTGAAAATGCCGGTGTGGAAGGTTCTGTGATCCTCCAGGAAGTACGTGCTTCAAAAGGAGCCAAAGGCTACAACGCCCGTACCGGAGAATTCGAGGACCTGAAAAAAGCAGGTGTCATCGACCCGACCAAAGTGACCCGCGTTGCTTTGGAGAACGCCGCTTCCATCGCCGGAATGGTCCTGACTACCGAATGTGTCGTCAACGACAAGCCGGAACCGAAAGAGGCTGCTGCACCTCCGCACATGCCGGGTGGTGGAATGATGTAA
- the secG gene encoding preprotein translocase subunit SecG — protein MLGFITVFTAFVCVLLMLVVLIQNPKGGGIDSTFGGSSANQMFGAAKSTDFIEKLTWGLAAALFILCIISAIMVGGATTPVTPAG, from the coding sequence ATGTTAGGATTTATCACCGTGTTTACTGCTTTTGTTTGTGTCCTGCTGATGTTAGTGGTTCTCATCCAGAACCCTAAAGGAGGAGGTATTGACTCCACCTTTGGCGGGAGCAGTGCAAATCAAATGTTTGGTGCAGCAAAGTCCACTGATTTCATTGAAAAATTGACCTGGGGACTGGCAGCAGCCCTGTTCATACTCTGCATAATCAGTGCCATCATGGTCGGTGGTGCTACCACACCGGTAACGCCGGCAGGCTAA
- a CDS encoding alternate F1F0 ATPase, F1 subunit alpha: MSNRSIDRVVDQTLTDLKGLRESFNPDLKLQETGWVHTVGNGIASVKGLPGTGYEELLRFPKGLYGIAFNLEEDEIGVVLLGDYWHLRAGDSVERTGRVMEAPVGDELLGRVIDPLGNPLDDKGPVHFTKTRPIEVIAPSIMDRAPVNYPLQTGIKVIDAVIPIGRGQRELILGDRQTGKTAIAIDTILNQRDQQVICIYCSIGQRASSVAKVYANLQDQGAMDYTIIVVSEGNAPAGLNYIAPYAATTMAEYYMNQGRDVLIVYDDLTQHARSYRELSLLLRRPPGREAFPGDIFYLHSRLLERATHLRDELGGGSLTALPIVETEAQNIAAYIPTNLISITDGQIYLSPDLFELGILPAIDIGKSVSRVGDKAQLPIYQVVTASLKLNHSQFAELESFARFGTRLDARTQKILEHGKRIREILKQTNLKPMPVPEQVLILLALKQMLLDDVPLEKIQDAEHALCTQAQQLSKSELEALHAGKAPDETIVQHLIHHCELALAAFKPTGS, translated from the coding sequence ATGTCGAACAGATCCATTGACCGGGTAGTTGATCAGACGCTGACTGATCTGAAAGGACTTCGTGAATCCTTCAACCCAGATCTGAAGCTGCAGGAGACGGGCTGGGTCCATACGGTGGGCAATGGGATAGCCAGCGTGAAAGGTCTGCCGGGAACGGGCTATGAAGAGCTGCTCAGGTTTCCCAAAGGGCTTTATGGGATCGCCTTTAATCTGGAGGAGGATGAAATCGGAGTAGTTCTGTTGGGGGACTATTGGCATCTGCGTGCCGGCGATTCGGTAGAACGTACCGGCCGGGTGATGGAGGCTCCGGTAGGCGACGAATTGCTGGGCAGGGTCATCGACCCGCTGGGCAATCCGCTCGATGATAAAGGCCCCGTCCATTTTACCAAGACAAGGCCCATCGAGGTCATTGCGCCATCCATCATGGACCGCGCCCCGGTCAATTACCCTCTCCAGACCGGCATCAAGGTCATTGACGCAGTCATTCCGATCGGACGGGGACAGCGTGAATTGATCCTCGGCGACCGCCAGACTGGCAAAACCGCCATTGCCATTGATACCATCCTCAATCAACGGGATCAGCAAGTCATTTGCATCTATTGCTCCATTGGACAGCGGGCATCATCGGTGGCCAAGGTCTATGCCAACCTGCAGGACCAGGGTGCCATGGATTATACCATCATCGTGGTATCGGAAGGCAATGCCCCTGCCGGACTCAATTACATCGCCCCCTATGCAGCCACCACCATGGCAGAATATTACATGAACCAGGGGCGGGATGTCCTGATCGTCTATGATGATCTCACCCAGCATGCACGTTCTTACCGCGAACTGTCCCTGTTACTCCGCCGGCCTCCCGGAAGGGAAGCATTCCCCGGTGACATTTTCTATCTGCACTCCAGGCTCCTCGAACGGGCAACCCATCTGCGGGATGAGCTGGGAGGAGGGTCGCTGACTGCTCTCCCCATCGTAGAAACGGAAGCTCAAAATATTGCAGCCTACATTCCGACCAACCTGATTTCCATCACCGACGGACAAATCTATCTCTCACCGGACCTGTTCGAACTGGGCATCCTGCCAGCCATTGACATTGGAAAATCCGTTTCACGGGTAGGTGATAAGGCACAGCTGCCGATCTACCAGGTGGTCACAGCCAGTCTAAAGTTAAACCACTCACAATTCGCAGAGCTGGAGAGTTTCGCACGCTTCGGCACTCGACTGGATGCCAGGACTCAAAAAATCCTGGAACATGGAAAACGGATCAGGGAGATCCTCAAGCAGACAAACCTTAAACCCATGCCGGTTCCTGAACAAGTTCTCATCCTGCTAGCACTGAAGCAAATGCTGCTGGATGATGTGCCACTGGAAAAAATCCAGGATGCGGAACACGCACTTTGTACACAAGCGCAACAATTGTCAAAATCCGAGCTGGAAGCATTACACGCCGGCAAGGCTCCCGATGAAACCATAGTACAGCATCTGATCCACCACTGTGAACTGGCACTTGCTGCTTTCAAACCCACAGGTTCATGA
- a CDS encoding F0F1 ATP synthase subunit B, whose product MLIDWFTVVAQLINFLILIFLLKRFLYRPILKAIDARELRIANELDEAKKKQDQADQEQQQYQQLNDQLLKNKSALLTQAQDEATKEKERLMQEARDTYQTLQDRYRQSLKNEEKQMTDTLKRKVETEVIDTLRKTMKDLADESLEEGITNVFIRKLLMLAKSDVDTLKSAASAQGSEVVIRSTYALTTRKQQELKDAVSQKLENQIPLRFQTEQEEIPGIVLSVGGYKLAWTVGDYLQTLHDQLEQSDPKADSNEHRKSKTNKKQIDVEQIH is encoded by the coding sequence ATGTTGATAGATTGGTTCACGGTTGTCGCGCAATTGATCAATTTTCTGATCCTGATCTTTTTGCTTAAACGCTTCCTCTACCGGCCTATCCTCAAGGCGATCGATGCCCGGGAATTGCGGATTGCAAACGAATTGGATGAAGCAAAGAAAAAACAGGACCAGGCTGATCAGGAGCAACAGCAGTACCAACAACTGAACGATCAATTGCTGAAAAACAAGTCCGCACTCCTTACCCAGGCCCAGGATGAGGCAACCAAAGAAAAAGAACGCCTGATGCAGGAAGCAAGGGACACCTATCAGACTCTTCAGGACCGGTACAGGCAGTCCCTAAAAAACGAGGAGAAACAAATGACGGACACTTTAAAAAGGAAGGTGGAAACCGAGGTCATTGACACCCTGCGGAAGACTATGAAGGACCTGGCAGACGAGTCCCTGGAGGAAGGAATAACCAATGTGTTCATCCGGAAGCTCCTGATGCTGGCAAAATCTGATGTGGACACACTTAAATCTGCGGCTTCCGCCCAGGGTTCAGAAGTGGTGATACGGAGCACCTATGCACTTACTACCAGGAAGCAGCAGGAACTGAAAGATGCGGTATCCCAAAAACTAGAGAACCAAATTCCGCTTCGTTTTCAAACCGAACAGGAGGAAATACCTGGTATCGTGCTTTCGGTTGGCGGTTATAAACTGGCCTGGACCGTAGGCGATTACCTGCAGACATTACACGACCAGCTTGAGCAATCGGATCCCAAAGCAGATTCCAATGAACACAGGAAATCGAAGACCAATAAAAAACAGATCGATGTCGAACAGATCCATTGA
- a CDS encoding AtpZ/AtpI family protein, with the protein MTVRNSPETSDFTKKIASKEQLKMRARKEGKRSIWMNVSLFGLVGWSVTIPSLLGALFGHWLDGKMHDQVSWTLTFLFAGLALGCFNAGYWIRKENNAIHNELNDKEDA; encoded by the coding sequence ATGACCGTACGCAATAGCCCGGAGACCTCTGATTTTACCAAAAAAATTGCTTCGAAGGAGCAATTGAAAATGCGTGCCCGCAAGGAAGGCAAACGGAGCATCTGGATGAATGTCAGCTTGTTTGGTCTGGTAGGCTGGTCAGTGACTATACCTTCACTACTGGGAGCCTTGTTCGGTCATTGGCTTGACGGGAAAATGCATGATCAGGTATCCTGGACATTGACCTTCCTCTTCGCAGGGTTGGCACTTGGATGTTTCAATGCGGGCTACTGGATCAGGAAAGAAAATAATGCAATTCATAACGAATTAAATGACAAGGAAGATGCATGA
- a CDS encoding co-chaperone GroES, translated as MRPINDRVVIKPAPAEEKTKGGIIIPDTAKEKPQRGEVVAVGPGKDGNAMTVKKGDVVLYGKYAGQELNYEGNDYLIMREDDILVIL; from the coding sequence ATGAGGCCTATCAATGATCGAGTTGTTATTAAACCAGCTCCGGCAGAAGAAAAGACCAAAGGTGGTATTATCATTCCGGACACGGCAAAAGAAAAACCACAGCGTGGTGAAGTCGTCGCCGTTGGTCCTGGTAAAGATGGAAATGCAATGACCGTTAAGAAAGGTGACGTGGTATTGTACGGCAAATACGCCGGCCAGGAATTGAATTATGAAGGTAATGACTACCTCATCATGCGTGAGGATGACATCCTGGTGATCCTGTAA
- a CDS encoding ribose-phosphate diphosphokinase: MYLMYVFPGNEALGSLLASHPGIETGTMHLHQFPDGERLVQIRDEVEGRQVVVLCTLHEPDQVILPLLFLAGLLKQKGAASIVLLAPYLAYMRQDKAFHPGEAVTSDYFARLISQWFDALITIDPHLHRHHHLSELYSIPAYSLHAEALIADYIQKNISRPILIGPDAESEQWVSRIAQKAKCGFMILHKERLGDKSVVIEQPSSDLTKNFVPVIVDDIFSTGETLAVTIDHVLKAGWSAPYCIGVHGLFAGHAWEMLQNKGVKQIITTNSVPHPSNGIDVSALLFEKLQQLSGG, translated from the coding sequence ATGTATTTAATGTATGTTTTTCCGGGTAATGAAGCATTGGGCAGCCTCCTAGCAAGCCATCCTGGTATTGAAACGGGTACCATGCATTTACATCAATTTCCGGATGGTGAAAGGCTGGTTCAGATCCGGGATGAAGTTGAAGGCCGGCAAGTTGTTGTTCTTTGTACATTACACGAACCCGACCAGGTCATATTACCCCTGCTTTTTCTCGCGGGGCTCTTGAAGCAGAAAGGGGCAGCAAGCATCGTGTTGCTGGCTCCCTATCTGGCCTACATGCGCCAGGACAAAGCATTTCATCCGGGTGAGGCTGTAACCTCGGACTATTTTGCACGGCTCATCAGCCAATGGTTTGATGCACTGATCACCATTGATCCCCACCTGCACCGGCACCATCATCTTTCTGAGCTGTATTCTATTCCTGCCTACAGCCTTCATGCGGAAGCATTGATAGCAGATTATATCCAAAAGAATATAAGCAGGCCCATCCTCATCGGACCGGATGCAGAAAGCGAACAATGGGTTTCTCGTATCGCACAAAAGGCAAAATGCGGGTTTATGATCCTCCATAAGGAGCGGCTTGGTGATAAATCTGTAGTCATCGAACAACCTTCCTCTGACCTGACGAAAAATTTCGTGCCCGTAATCGTGGACGATATCTTTTCAACGGGTGAAACCCTGGCGGTAACGATTGATCATGTATTAAAGGCTGGTTGGTCTGCACCGTATTGTATCGGGGTCCATGGGTTATTTGCCGGGCATGCCTGGGAAATGCTGCAGAATAAAGGCGTGAAACAGATCATAACCACCAATTCAGTGCCTCATCCTTCTAATGGCATTGATGTCAGTGCATTACTGTTTGAGAAATTACAACAACTATCCGGGGGGTGA
- a CDS encoding F0F1 ATP synthase subunit gamma, with amino-acid sequence MKATLEGLAHKLGMAHELHAVVRTMKALSASNLQQYEHAVKAMNTYTQNIRKGMMVCLQSLPISAIQNAGPGNTNVAIVFGSGQGLAGQFNDIICRDTAQFLSTLQGDKEVWTVGPFLPSRLQDLGLAPAWQFEVPHAIESITFLIQQILTQVEKVMEANPGTTFYLFSNQPVEGTAYHPVHTRFLPLDRTWLENIKSENWPTRQRPEALPDPLSMMRSLIREYLFVTIYRASAESLASENISRLAAMERADKNIDEILNSLTQEYHQLRQNSIDEEMFDVIAGAQSLPDRKKKSPPG; translated from the coding sequence ATGAAGGCAACATTAGAAGGATTAGCGCATAAACTGGGCATGGCCCATGAGCTGCATGCCGTCGTACGCACCATGAAAGCACTGTCTGCTTCCAACCTGCAGCAGTACGAGCATGCCGTGAAGGCCATGAACACCTATACGCAGAATATCCGGAAAGGGATGATGGTCTGCCTCCAGTCCTTACCGATCTCAGCAATACAAAATGCTGGTCCGGGTAATACTAATGTAGCCATCGTCTTTGGATCAGGGCAGGGACTGGCCGGTCAGTTTAACGACATCATCTGTCGTGATACTGCTCAATTTCTAAGTACACTGCAGGGTGATAAAGAAGTGTGGACGGTAGGACCTTTTTTACCCTCCCGGTTACAGGATCTTGGCCTGGCTCCTGCCTGGCAATTTGAAGTCCCTCACGCCATTGAATCCATCACCTTTCTAATTCAGCAAATTCTGACTCAGGTAGAGAAAGTCATGGAGGCAAATCCGGGTACCACCTTTTATTTATTCAGCAATCAACCGGTAGAGGGAACCGCCTATCATCCTGTCCATACACGTTTTTTACCATTGGACCGCACCTGGCTGGAGAATATAAAAAGTGAAAACTGGCCAACCCGGCAGCGTCCGGAAGCCCTTCCGGATCCGCTTTCCATGATGCGCTCCCTGATCCGGGAATACCTGTTTGTAACGATATACCGGGCGAGTGCAGAATCACTGGCAAGTGAAAACATCAGCCGCCTGGCCGCGATGGAAAGGGCCGATAAAAATATCGATGAAATCCTGAACAGCCTTACTCAAGAATACCATCAACTGCGTCAAAACAGCATCGACGAAGAAATGTTTGATGTTATAGCGGGAGCACAATCCCTGCCGGATCGAAAAAAGAAATCACCCCCCGGATAG
- a CDS encoding F0F1 ATP synthase subunit C: protein MDNTTLVALISISVAGLTTGLGCIGPALAEGRSVANAMQSLAQQPDAASTITRTLFVGLAMIESIAIYCFVISMILIFANPFWNHFIAS, encoded by the coding sequence ATGGATAACACAACCTTAGTCGCATTGATCTCCATATCCGTTGCCGGTCTGACCACCGGCTTGGGATGTATCGGCCCGGCGCTTGCGGAGGGCCGTTCGGTAGCCAATGCCATGCAGTCACTGGCGCAGCAGCCAGACGCTGCCTCAACGATAACCAGAACCCTTTTTGTCGGATTAGCGATGATTGAATCCATTGCCATTTACTGTTTTGTGATCTCAATGATCCTCATCTTCGCCAATCCGTTCTGGAACCATTTCATTGCATCTTAA
- a CDS encoding F0F1 ATP synthase subunit A gives MHITPDNTIFWEHGFFKLNATIVWTWVLMIVLVVISRLVTRKLRTDDHPGRWQVGLEIIVLGIQDQLKEIGLKHPRTYIGFIGSLFLFVAFAALCTIFPFYEPPTSSLSTTAALAFCVFLAVPYFAISQRGWLNYIKTYLEPTPVMLPFNIISELSRTLAMAIRLFGNMMSGSMILGILLAITPLFFPVIMSLLGLLTGIVQAYIISILATVFIAAALNSGDDEQPKNIQHG, from the coding sequence ATGCACATCACTCCTGATAATACGATATTCTGGGAACACGGTTTCTTCAAACTCAATGCGACCATTGTCTGGACCTGGGTATTGATGATCGTACTGGTGGTCATCTCCAGGTTGGTCACAAGAAAATTGCGCACCGACGATCATCCGGGTCGCTGGCAGGTAGGGTTGGAAATCATTGTTTTGGGTATTCAGGATCAATTGAAAGAGATTGGCCTGAAGCATCCCAGGACATATATCGGATTTATTGGCTCCCTTTTCCTTTTTGTAGCCTTTGCGGCATTGTGTACCATATTCCCGTTTTATGAACCACCGACCAGCTCCCTGTCCACCACAGCTGCACTGGCCTTCTGTGTTTTCCTGGCCGTCCCCTATTTTGCCATTTCACAACGGGGTTGGCTGAATTACATTAAGACTTATCTAGAGCCGACGCCGGTCATGCTGCCTTTTAATATCATTTCCGAGCTGTCCCGTACCCTGGCGATGGCCATCCGGCTATTTGGCAATATGATGAGTGGTTCGATGATACTGGGAATACTTCTGGCCATCACTCCATTGTTCTTTCCGGTCATCATGAGTCTTCTGGGATTGCTGACCGGGATCGTCCAGGCATATATCATCAGCATTTTAGCCACCGTTTTCATCGCTGCCGCATTAAACAGCGGAGATGATGAACAACCTAAAAACATACAACATGGATAA